The following proteins are co-located in the Candida dubliniensis CD36 chromosome 3, complete sequence genome:
- a CDS encoding GATA zinc finger protein, putative (Similar to S. cerevisiae GZF3;~In S. cerevisiae: GATA zinc finger protein and Dal80p homolog that negatively regulates nitrogen catabolic gene expression by competing with Gat1p for GATA site binding) — protein sequence MKYALNGSKVATLIDRNGKDEIRVYNVDESGDSEVVASIILEDIIDFIWASPTTRKKRTPNGGSKESENQNLLVVLLKGSVFVILSESAEINRFKIDDHINKLVKYDDNIWAAAKNSILKISLDGDVKDRIKAPPFNAVSISKKIAFGSTSLQLGKFAKGKFICEDEIEVVEEIRSILQSKSAVVLTEQNNVYIVKKKVQKLASDAHHIQLLHYRDKDYIVAISDSLNFYNDGKLENSISGETALEGVLPVDDSLVVFWSGKNELLFKKIEWSDEEIVIPHDELLMNGTRSHIKVSKPKVYKTDAASLLKKLNDITDHGEIVSLCQSVCDSAVIKEVAKEIGMELFPVISDAVSKDTTNTNLALWFKWIYLIHGKHIAKQDIAPVKEAKCQLESGVKLMSHLIAIQGKLQLLKLQNEMREKNVARDVTTTIDDDNMVYANGEAE from the coding sequence ATGAAGTACGCTTTGAATGGAAGTAAGGTCGCCACTCTAATAGATAGAAATGGCAAGGATGAAATAAGGGTTTACAATGTTGACGAGAGTGGGGATTCGGAAGTTGTTGCATCAATCATATTGGAAGATATAATAGACTTTATTTGGGCATCGCCAACCAcgagaaagaaaagaactCCTAATGGAGGCAGCAAAGAAAGTGAAAATCAGAATTTGTTAGTTGTTTTGTTAAAGGGGAgtgtttttgttattttgtCGGAGAGTGCAGAAATTAATCGAttcaaaattgatgatCATATAAATAAACTTGTAAAAtatgatgataatatatGGGCAGCAGCTAAAAACAGTATATTGAAGATTAGTCTTGATGGGGATGTCAAGGATAGAATCAAGGCTCCCCCATTTAATGCTGTTAGCATATCGAAGAAAATAGCATTTGGATCGACTAGTTTGCAACTTGGCAAATTTGCCAAAGGGAAATTTATCTGTGAGGATGAGATTGAAGTAGTTGAAGAAATAAGATCTATTTTGCAGAGTAAAAGCGCAGTGGTGTTGACAGAACAAAACAATGTATATATAGTCAAGAAAAAAGTTCAAAAACTTGCTAGCGATGCCCATCATATACAATTATTACATTATAGAGATAAAGATTACATCGTAGCCATCAGTGAtagtttgaatttttaCAATGACGGCAAACTTGAGAACTCGATATCAGGGGAGACTGCATTAGAAGGGGTGTTACCTGTTGATGATTCACTTGTGGTGTTTTGGTCAGGGAAGAATGAACTTTTATTCAAGAAGATAGAATGGTCTGATGAGGAGATTGTGATTCCCCATGACGAGCTACTCATGAATGGTACTAGGTCTCATATCAAGGTATCCAAACCAAAAGTGTACAAAACCGATGCCGCAAgtttattaaagaaattaaacgATATAACTGACCACGGCGAAATTGTTAGTCTCTGTCAATCTGTTTGCGATTCTGCTGTTATAAAAGAAGTTGCAAAAGAGATTGGCATGGAGTTATTTCCAGTTATAAGTGACGCCGTGAGCAAAGAcacaacaaatacaaacCTTGCACTTTGGTTTAAATGGATATATTTGATTCACGGCAAACATATTGCCAAACAAGATATAGCTCCGGTCAAAGAAGCAAAATGCCAGCTCGAGCTGGGAGTCAAGCTTATGTCGCATTTGATTGCAATTCAAGGGAAATTACAGCTTTTGAAATTGCAAAATGAGATGAGAGAGAAAAACGTTGCGAGAGATGTGACAACCACCATTGATGACGACAATATGGTTTATGCCAACGGAGAAGCAGAATAA
- a CDS encoding zinc finger protein, putative: MSSDKPEQEVLEQPKDSRNATLNSTTKKSQDSKFTLPPLGVKSEPQQQQQQQQQQQQQTPLYAQQGSPQVQTQPQFQTDYSYANYQPQAQLYDPYQRQVIMQQANYASPSQYPIQQQYSFANGMAQFHPQALTSHTDFDQQQSQQVQMQQPSQQSQQVQVQVQIQPQSNSNPFPAEQKRGRRFRRRFNQIERKYPCSFPGCQKSYGSLNHLNTHIVTKKHGHRKSKADFQHSLQSKEENKPTEVSQYVQPSNDYTAGNYWYGYAPHLRSTTSTTSSQGDSFNSQQIPQQQQQQQQQQQQNNNSNNYLYYQGYQQPITGNTSTTASGTLGVAPNASSLTPAGTGAASLSHQLQQQPQIQNPVSASTTPQQRMVMGNMGYYQQQAVPQYFPAPQQSLLGINEVDSRNQIDDNKSNQQGI; encoded by the coding sequence ATGTCGAGTGATAAACCTGAACAAGAAGTCCTAGAACAACCAAAAGATTCAAGAAACGCTACTTTGAATCTGACTACGAAAAAGTCTCAGGATAGCAAATTTACGTTACCACCTTTAGGTGTCAAGTCTGAGccacagcaacaacaacagcagcagcagcaacaacaacagcaaacTCCGCTTTATGCTCAACAGGGGTCTCCACAAGTTCAAACTCAGCCGCAGTTTCAAACAGACTATTCGTATGCCAATTACCAACCTCAAGCTCAATTGTACGATCCATATCAAAGACAGGTTATCATGCAACAAGCCAATTATGCTTCACCGTCGCAATATCCAATCCAACAGCAGTATTCATTTGCCAATGGAATGGCCCAATTCCACCCACAAGCGTTAACTTCCCATACTGACTTTGACCAACAGCAATCACAGCAAGTACAAATGCAACAACCATCACAGCAATCACAGCAAGTACAAGTGCAGGTGCAGATACAACCACAATCGAATCTGAACCCGTTTCCTGCTGAGCAGAAACGTGGAAGAAGGTTTAGAAGACGATTCAATCAGATTGAGAGAAAATATCCTTGTTCGTTTCCTGGCTGTCAAAAGAGTTATGGTTCTTTGAACCATTTGAATACTCATATTGTTACGAAAAAGCACGGCCATAGAAAATCAAAAGCTGATTTTCAACATTCGCTCCaatcaaaagaagaaaacaaacCAACAGAAGTCTCCCAATACGTGCAACCTAGTAATGATTATACTGCTGGTAATTATTGGTATGGATATGCTCCTCATTTGCGATCAACCACTTCGACAACATCTTCGCAAGGCGATTCGTTCAATTCACAGCAAATACcgcagcaacaacaacaacagcaacaacagcaacaacaaaacaacaatagcaaCAACTATTTGTACTATCAAGGTTACCAACAACCCATTACAGGAAACACTTCTACAACGGCTAGTGGTACACTAGGAGTAGCGCCAAACGCGTCTTCACTCACACCTGCTGGCACTGGTGCTGCATCGCTTCTGcatcaacttcaacaacaaccgcAAATTCAGAATCCTGTATCGGCTTCTACAACGCCTCAACAAAGAATGGTGATGGGCAATATGGGctattatcaacaacaggCGGTTCCTCAATATTTTCCTGCACCTCAACAGTCACTTTTAGGAATCAATGAAGTTGATTCAAGAAACCAAATTGACGATAACAAATCAAACCAACAAGGCATCTAA
- a CDS encoding uncharacterized protein Sgm1p homologue, putative (Similar to S. cerevisiae SGM1;~In S. cerevisiae: protein of unknown function, required for wild-type growth rate on galactose and mannose; localizes to COPI coated vesicles and the Golgi apparatus), which translates to MVEDSGAENIEGNDKHIEDVDSLSNVSISEPTKVPISESSRETTPESIPTNDQSSTKPKKRLTLQERLAQAAKGKKKASSDSSSTPTSLSRTTSNEKPDLDLQKEIDRLKMENSELTKKLHHKSNFDKERNDLLAKIASKDETIEQLRKEGEALSLKELKLNESIKKLKLANQDLEENIRDYSVKSEESSMKLEELADFLKTHKFKTIDEVVSKYEEVVNELAATKASLEKSQAWETKYNELAVSHEEAVMAKKDLLKESNEVKIELNMLKRQHKLEIESKNATIKELKSQMSASKQSFAQEISRLEEKIETLRLENESNETVSENVNEDGKVDFDEFSKLSEAHRILQKQYLSSQENWKAIESNLSLKIDNLSSSVESLKKSKIKLTQDLAKVNSSMHLQTKELEKLEQDKIKLQQEKAELQLNVELKENEILEINEKFEKFKGIYNQERAALNSKIQSLNEKIKEEKRPERLNLNRDNSVSSGFSWDNEIKLGESSTTPAMNRDFSAFLDRNISSSSFTEIGDEIYDREQYSFSGQLAPPVGGGVPASSHSNNIQLVNKMSSSIRRLEIELNTLKDEYSKISAEKERVEQELLESLKLTDEVKSLHTELDSLKSIIKDKETQEQRMLELIGEKSEQVEELKADVVDLKELCKLQVQQLVEQNSRV; encoded by the coding sequence ATGGTAGAAGATAGTGGTGCCGAGAATATAGAAGGCAATGATAAACATATTGAAGATGTTGACTCATTGCTGAATGTTTCTATACTGGAGCCAACTAAAGTACCTATATCAGAATCGTCACGAGAAACTACACCAGAAAGTATACCGACAAATGATCAATCATCTACTAAACCTAAAAAGAGACTTACACTTCAAGAAAGATTGGCCCAAGCAGCAAAaggaaaaaagaaagcttCTTCGGACCTGTCTTCCACCCCCACCTCATTGTCACGTACCACAAGCAATGAGAAACCCGATTTAGATTTACAAAAGGAAATCGACAGATTAAAGATGGAGAATTCCGAATTGACAAAAAAGTTACAccacaaatcaaattttgataagGAACGAAATGACTTGCTTGCGAAAATAGCCTCTAAGGATGAAACCATTGAACAACTTCGCAAAGAAGGTGAAGCTCTATCATTAAAAGAGTTGAAGTTAAACGAGTCCATTAAAAAGCTCAAGCTTGCAAACCAGGATTTAGAGGAAAATATCCGTGATTACAGCGTGAAAAGTGAGGAGTCGTCTATGAAATTAGAAGAGTTGGctgattttttaaaaacacataaatttaaaacaatagaCGAAGTTGTGAGCAAGTACGAAGAGGTGGTCAACGAGTTAGCTGCAACAAAGGCTAGTTTAGAAAAGTCACAAGCTTGGGAAACAAAGTATAACGAATTAGCAGTTTCTCATGAAGAAGCAGTGATGGCAAAGAAGGATTTACTTAAGGAGTCCAATGAAGTCAAGATAGAATTAAACATGCTCAAGCGACAACATAAACTTGAGATTGAATCCAAAAATGCTACTATAAAGGAATTGAAATCACAAATGTCTGCATCGAAACAGAGTTTTGCGCAGGAGATTTCGCGTCTTGAAGAGAAGATCGAGACGCTCAGGTTagaaaatgaatcaaaCGAAACTGTTTCTGAAAATGTCAATGAAGATGGGaaagttgattttgatgaatttagTAAACTCTCTGAAGCACACCGTATACTTCAAAAGCAGTACCTATCGTCACAAGAGAATTGGAAGGCTATTGAATCCAATTTATCCCTCAAAATCGATAATTTATCGTCTTCAGTGGAATCCTTGAAAAAgtccaaaatcaaattgacGCAAGACTTGGCCAAGGTGAACAGCTCGATGCATTTACAAACAAAGGAATTAGAGAAACTCGAACAggacaaaatcaaattgcaACAAGAAAAGGCTGAACTTCAGTTGAATGTCGAGTTGAAGGAAAACGAAATCCTTGAGATTAATGAaaagtttgaaaaattcaaaggCATCTATAATCAAGAACGAGCAGCACTCAATTCAAAGATTCAAAGTTTGAATGAAAAGATAAAAGAGGAGAAGAGACCGGAGCGATTAAACTTGAATCGAGACAACTCGGTCAGTTCAGGGTTTAGTTGGgataatgaaatcaaattgggTGAGTCTTCAACCACGCCTGCAATGAATAGAGACTTTTCTGCCTTTCTCGATAGAAACATCTCGCTGAGCTCGTTTACTGAGATTGGCGATGAGATCTATGATCGTGAGCAATATTCGTTTAGTGGCCAACTTGCACCACCAGTTGGAGGAGGGGTGCCGGCTTCGTCGCATAGCAATAATATCCAGTTGGTTAATAAAATGAGTTCCAGTATTAGGCGTTTAGAAATCGAGCTTAACACACTTAAAGATGAATATTCTAAAATATCAGCAGAGAAGGAGAGAGTTGAACAGGAGTTGTTGGAGAGTTTAAAACTAACTGATGAAGTAAAGTCGTTGCATACAGAACTTGACTCGTTGAAATCTATCATCAAAGATAAAGAAACACAAGAGCAAAGAATGCTAGAACTAATAGGGGAAAAGTCCGAACAGGTTGAAGAACTCAAAGCAGATGTAGTTGATTTAAAAGAGTTGTGCAAGTTACAAGTACAACAATTGGTAGAGCAGAATAGTCGTGTATAA